A single genomic interval of Lathyrus oleraceus cultivar Zhongwan6 chromosome 7, CAAS_Psat_ZW6_1.0, whole genome shotgun sequence harbors:
- the LOC127108040 gene encoding uncharacterized protein LOC127108040 isoform X1 → MFPHPQLPWCNNNNIKLHRCIHKFIFHIMLIVFPYRQFLSPVYVPHMVVPGYSNSAPYPHPTNGNYVLMPRGGSHLNANNLKYGVQQFKPVPAGNPTGFGNFANPAGYAMLAPGVVGGASGLEDSSRVKYKDNLYVPNLQRQLVTHVGAPR, encoded by the exons ATGTTCCCACATCCACAATTGCCATggtgcaacaacaacaacatcaagtTGCACAGATGTATCCACAAGTTCATCTTTCACATTATGCTAATCGTATTCCCCTATCGTCAGTTTCTATCTCCAGTCTATGTACCGCACATGGTTGTGCCGGGATACTCAAACAGTGCTCCCTATCCTCATCCTACGAATGGAAACTATGTATTGATGCCTAGAGGCGGTTCCCATCTTAATGCCAATAACCTTAAATACGGAGTTCAACAGTTCAAACCTGTTCCTGCTGGAAATCCTACAGGATTTGGAAACTTTGCTAACCCAGCCGGGTATGCCATGTTAGCTCCTGGCGTGGTTGGTGGTGCGTCGGGTCTAGAAGATTCATCTCGAGTCAAATACAAAGATAATCTCTATGTCCCAAATCTTCAG CGCCAGCTTGTGACCCATGTGGGGGCACCAAGGTGA
- the LOC127108040 gene encoding uncharacterized protein LOC127108040 isoform X2 yields the protein MFPHPQLPWCNNNNIKLHRCIHKFIFHIMLIVFPYRQFLSPVYVPHMVVPGYSNSAPYPHPTNGNYVLMPRGGSHLNANNLKYGVQQFKPVPAGNPTGFGNFANPAGYAMLAPGVVGGASGLEDSSRVKYKDNLYVPNLQKL from the exons ATGTTCCCACATCCACAATTGCCATggtgcaacaacaacaacatcaagtTGCACAGATGTATCCACAAGTTCATCTTTCACATTATGCTAATCGTATTCCCCTATCGTCAGTTTCTATCTCCAGTCTATGTACCGCACATGGTTGTGCCGGGATACTCAAACAGTGCTCCCTATCCTCATCCTACGAATGGAAACTATGTATTGATGCCTAGAGGCGGTTCCCATCTTAATGCCAATAACCTTAAATACGGAGTTCAACAGTTCAAACCTGTTCCTGCTGGAAATCCTACAGGATTTGGAAACTTTGCTAACCCAGCCGGGTATGCCATGTTAGCTCCTGGCGTGGTTGGTGGTGCGTCGGGTCTAGAAGATTCATCTCGAGTCAAATACAAAGATAATCTCTATGTCCCAAATCTTCAG AAACTTTAG